In a single window of the Panthera leo isolate Ple1 chromosome A1, P.leo_Ple1_pat1.1, whole genome shotgun sequence genome:
- the ZNF622 gene encoding zinc finger protein 622 yields the protein MATYTCITCRVAFDDAEVQRAHYKTDWHRYNLKRKVADMAPVTAEGFQERVRAQRAVAEQESKGTATYCTVCSKKFASFNAYENHLKSRRHVELEKKAVRAVNRKVEMMNEKNLEKGLGVDSVDKDAMNAAIQQAIKAQPSMSPKKAPAAPEEEPRSPVAVADGGRAPHDRDPAEKPPRLQWFEQQAKKLAKQQEEEESEEEEEDLDEEDWEDIDSDEESECEDAEPMDEAQEPDAEEGEAGGGPLSGAIPITDCLFCPHHSSSLMKNVAHMTKVHSFFIPDIEYLSDLKGLIKYLGEKVGIGKICLWCNEKGRSFYSTEAVQAHMNDKSHCKLFTDGDAALEFADFYDFRSSYPDYTEGGQPDGTEDLPSEKTLEYDDETMELILPSGARVGHRSLMRYYKQRFGLSRTVAVAKNQKAVGRILQQYRALGWTGSTATGAALMRERDMQYVQRMKSKWMLKTGMKNNATKQMHFRPQVRF from the exons ATGGCGACGTACACCTGCATTACCTGCCGGGTGGCGTTCGACGACGCGGAGGTGCAACGGGCCCACTACAAGACGGACTGGCACCGCTACAACCTGAAGCGCAAAGTGGCCGACATGGCCCCGGTCACCGCCGAGGGTTTCCAGGAGCGGGTGCGGGCGCAGCGGGCCGTGGCGGAGCAGGAGAGCAAGGGCACGGCCACCTACTGCACCGTCTGCAGTAAGAAGTTTGCCTCTTTCAACGCCTACGAGAACCACCTCAAGTCCCGGCGGCACGTGGAGCTGGAGAAGAAGGCCGTGCGGGCCGTGAACCGCAAAGTGGAGATGATGAACGAAAAGAACCTGGAGAAAGGCCTGGGCGTGGACAGCGTGGACAAGGATGCCATGAACGCGGCCATCCAGCAGGCCATCAAGGCTCAGCCGTCCATGTCTCCCAAGAAGGCCCCCGCAGCGCCGGAGGAGGAGCCCAGGAGTCCCGTGGCGGTGGCTGATGGAGGACGTGCGCCTCACGACCGGGACCCGGCCGAGAAACCTCCCCGGCTCCAGTGGTTTGAACAGCAGGCCAAGAAGTTGGcaaagcagcaggaggaggaggagagtgaggaggaggaggaggacctcGACGAAGAAG ATTGGGAAGATATCGATTCTGATGAGGAGTCGGAATGTGAGGATGCTGAACCAATGGACGAGGCGCAGGAGCCGGATGcggaggagggggaggctgggggaggcccCCTCAGCGGTGCTATCCCCATAACGGACTGCTTATTTTGCCCCCATCATTCAAGCTCCCTCATGAAGAATGTGGCTCATATGACCAAAgtccacagcttctttatccccGACATAGAATATCTTTCTGATCTTAAGGGACTGATTAAATACTTGG gagaGAAAGTTGGCATTGGGAAGATTTGCTTGTGGTGCAATGAGAAAGGGAGATCCTTCTACTCCACGGAAGCTGTGCAGGCACACATGAATGACAAAAGCCACTGTAAACTCTTCACGGACGGTGATGCTGCTTTGGAATTTGCAGACTTCTATGATTTTAG GAGTAGCTACCCAGATTACACGGAAGGGGGGCAGCCTGATGGGACTGAGGACTTACCCTCTGAAAAGACATTAGAATATGATGATGAAACCATGGAGCTGATTCTGCCTTCTG gtGCCAGAGTGGGTCATCGCTCCTTGATGAGATACTATAAACAGCGATTTGGCTTGTCAAGAACCGTGGCTGTTGCTAAGAATCAGAAAGCCGTGGGCCGGATACTCCAGCAGTACAGAGCCCTGGGCTGGACCGGCAGCACAG CCACAGGAGCTGCTCTGATGCGTGAGCGAGACATGCAGTATGTCCAAAGGATGAAGTCAAAGTGGATGCTGAAGACAGGAATGAAGAACAATGCCACCAAGCAGATGCACTTCAGGCCCCAAGTGAGGTTCTGA